In Trichomycterus rosablanca isolate fTriRos1 chromosome 20, fTriRos1.hap1, whole genome shotgun sequence, one DNA window encodes the following:
- the rab6bb gene encoding RAB6B, member RAS oncogene family b isoform X1, producing MSVGSDFGNPLRKFKLVFLGEQSVGKTSLITRFMYDSFDSTYQATIGIDFLSKTMYLEDRTVRLQLWDTAGQERFRSLIPSYIRDSTVAVVVYDITNVNSFQLTSKWVDDVRTERGSDVIIMLVGNKTDLEEKRQISIEEGEQRAKELKVMFVETSAKTGSNVKQLFRRVAAALPGMENLDEMGKEGMIDITLDKHQEPPASESSCIC from the exons ATGTCGGTGGGGAGCGACTTTGGAAATCCATTACGGAAATTTAAACTAGTTTTTTTAGGTGAACAGAGCG TTGGAAAAACGTCGCTGATAACGCGCTTCATGTACGACAGCTTCGACAGCACGTATCAG GCGACGATCGGTATCGACTTCTTATCGAAGACCATGTACCTGGAGGATCGAACC GTGCGGCTGCAGCTGTGGGACACGGCAGGACAGGAACGTTTCAGGAGTCTCATTCCCAGCTACATACGAGACTCCACCGTGGCCGTGGTCGTCTACGACATCACCA ACGTGAACTCGTTCCAGCTGACCTCGAAATGGGTCGATGATGTCAGAACGGAGAGAGGAAGTGACGTCATCATCATGCTAGTCGGCAACAAAACAGACCTGGAGGAGAAGAG ACAGATCTCCATCGAGGAGGGTGAGCAGAGAGCTAAAGAGCTCAAAGTGATGTTCGTGGAGACGAGCGCTAAAACTGGCAGCAACGTGAAACAG TTGTTTCGGCGAGTGGCGGCTGCTCTCCCTGGCATGGAGAACCTGGACGAGATGGGCAAGGAGGGCA TGATTGACATCACGCTGGACAAACACCAGGAGCCTCCCGCCTCTGAGAGCAGCTGCATATGTTAG
- the rab6bb gene encoding RAB6B, member RAS oncogene family b isoform X2, producing the protein MYDSFDSTYQATIGIDFLSKTMYLEDRTVRLQLWDTAGQERFRSLIPSYIRDSTVAVVVYDITNVNSFQLTSKWVDDVRTERGSDVIIMLVGNKTDLEEKRQISIEEGEQRAKELKVMFVETSAKTGSNVKQLFRRVAAALPGMENLDEMGKEGMIDITLDKHQEPPASESSCIC; encoded by the exons ATGTACGACAGCTTCGACAGCACGTATCAG GCGACGATCGGTATCGACTTCTTATCGAAGACCATGTACCTGGAGGATCGAACC GTGCGGCTGCAGCTGTGGGACACGGCAGGACAGGAACGTTTCAGGAGTCTCATTCCCAGCTACATACGAGACTCCACCGTGGCCGTGGTCGTCTACGACATCACCA ACGTGAACTCGTTCCAGCTGACCTCGAAATGGGTCGATGATGTCAGAACGGAGAGAGGAAGTGACGTCATCATCATGCTAGTCGGCAACAAAACAGACCTGGAGGAGAAGAG ACAGATCTCCATCGAGGAGGGTGAGCAGAGAGCTAAAGAGCTCAAAGTGATGTTCGTGGAGACGAGCGCTAAAACTGGCAGCAACGTGAAACAG TTGTTTCGGCGAGTGGCGGCTGCTCTCCCTGGCATGGAGAACCTGGACGAGATGGGCAAGGAGGGCA TGATTGACATCACGCTGGACAAACACCAGGAGCCTCCCGCCTCTGAGAGCAGCTGCATATGTTAG
- the LOC134334522 gene encoding uncharacterized protein DDB_G0271670-like, translating into MPPSMSSSTPLPSSTPSSSPSSSPYSSPSSMSSSPSSMPSSMSSSTPSSSPYSSPSSMSSSPSSSSSSSSSSSSSSMSSSSPSSMPSSMPSSMSSSTPSSSSSSMPSSMPSSMSSSSPSSMPSSMSSSSPSSMPSSMSSSSSSSIASSSPSSSPSSMSSSTPSSSSSPSSTPSFMPSSSPSSMSSSTPSSSSSPSSTPSFMPSSSPSSMSSSTPSSSSSPSSTPSFMPSSSPSSMPPSTPSSSPSSMSSSTPSPSSTPSSSPSSSPYSSPSSMSSSPSSMSSSTPSSSSSSSSSSSSSSMSSSTPSSTPSSSSSSTPSSLSSSSPLFYQNEGFMGF; encoded by the coding sequence ATGCCCCCCTCCATGTCCTCCTCCACGCCCTTGCCCTCCTCCACCCCCTCCTCCTCGCCCTCCTCCTCGCCCTACTCCTCACCCTCTTCCATGTCCTCCTCGCCCTCCTCCATGCCCTCCTCCATGTCCTCCTCCACGCCCTCCTCCTCGCCCTACTCCTCGCCCTCTTCCATGTCCTCCTCGCcctcctcctcgtcctcctcctcgtcctcctcctcgtcctcctccaTGTCCTCCTCCTCGCCCTCCTCCATGCCCTCCTCCATGCCCTCCTCCATGTCCTCCTCCACGCcctcctcctcgtcctcctccaTGCCCTCCTCCATGCCCTCCTCCATGTCCTCCTCCTCGCCCTCCTCCATGCCCTCCTCCATGTCCTCCTCCTCGCCCTCCTCCATGCCCTCCTCCATgtcctcctcctcgtcctcctccaTTGCCTCCTCCTCGCCCTCCTCCTCGCCCTCCTCCATGTCCTCCTCCACGCCCTCGTCCTCCTCCTCGCCCTCCTCCACGCCCTCCTTTATGCCTTCCTCCTCGCCCTCCTCCATGTCCTCCTCCACGCCCTCGTCCTCCTCCTCGCCCTCCTCCACGCCCTCCTTTATGCCTTCCTCCTCGCCCTCCTCCATGTCCTCCTCCACGCCCTCGTCCTCCTCCTCGCCCTCCTCCACGCCCTCCTTTATGCCCTCCTCCTCGCCCTCCTCCATGCCCCCCTCCACGCCCTCCTCCTCGCCCTCCTCCATGTCCTCCTCCACGCCCTCGCCCTCCTCCACCCCCTCCTCCTCGCCCTCCTCCTCGCCCTACTCCTCGCCCTCTTCCATGTCCTCCTCGCCCTCCTCCATGTCCTCCTCCACGCcctcctcctcgtcctcctcctcgtcctcctcctcgtcctcctccaTGTCCTCCTCCACGCCCTCCTCCACCCcctcctcctcgtcctcctccacGCCCTCCTCCTTGTCCTCCTCCTCGCCCCTCTTCTACCAGAATGAAGGTTTTATGGGGTTCTGA
- the espnlb gene encoding espin-like protein has translation MLHQAIQAARQGDVETLRALHRSGGLRQGIADDQGATPVHHAARCGQNHCLRFLVMEARFQGNARARNGATAAHDAAATGHVQELQWLLGHGECRMEDRDGEGATALHLAARFGHADALQWLLTAGGSTELETHCGALPVHYAAASGDLTCVKVLVSHNPRCVNCQMGTGATPLYLACQEGHLHVLEYLAKDCDANVHLQAQDGMSALHAAVHMGHYTVVVWLVSFTDVDLSCRDANGATALHFAASGGHHRVLELLLSMGAQVLRDHWGGTPLHNAAENGEIQCCRILLDHHVSPLEEDADGFSAVDLAEYNGHPDCAALLSSAQVDETGNNLRPPEIVLIEGDRTVFGTDDRLLDLTDRPGDRIHSAVMENSKQPVNEVPPQPRLSPSNPDSSHSFRTGINSIQHVQVASAVVANMKKQPEENEALEAQVRTARSWRHAGITAVFTGPGKGENRTLLLPSEEVNVADIDSLIPTHDENGRSIAEWKRQVMVRRLQARLQDHEDQWRNVNGFTSNSATTTIDSWRYSNVHDAILGPFGELLTEDDLVYLEGQIETVSLQKKCQAYEHELTSLVEQLQALLPAPIVNISINTQFQQQRPELLDSLVLPVWCRRISGIVKSMSLLLNNVSDRDGRDGISKMPNEELASVFSSQPERCKSRRGKAEREIKLSGVSVRDLRSTFESQMENIYPFAGMLNNNSKIHMKQNVSSSSHTGVQDDLITDGGIKCQRPTSTVSTKVVETTSLRKERIVVLFLSHWKRSAYAISMRAKLKPEPDTHKPADCPKSPSAVTPVPQPSGDSLYHLYRQKTTINSMIHNWRTIRSGVPSRQIRSLQKKSVTYSPEQFLPRVDGAPVPYESLTLELFMLGYFHILEQDLPPDERKMRHLLCFEVFDHVADYPWEAVRDFHEAVVKDIEDGRREWTDGFEDVKVRFFGRKDKTGPSSRSLKEVPRATDEKLHRAGGSSDLSCSSNDEICKYIDRSFAFWKEKEAELFEFER, from the exons ATGCTCCACCAGGCCATCCAGGCCGCACGCCAGGGAGATGTGGAGACTCTCCGAGCTCTGCACCGCTCCGGGGGTCTCAGGCAGGGCATCGCTGATGACCAGGGGGCCACGCCGGTCCACCACGCTGCCCGCTGCGGCCAGAACCACTGCCTGCGCTTCCTGGTGATGGAGGCCCGCTTCCAAGGGAACGCGCGTGCCAGGAACGGAGCCACGGCCGCCCATGATGCCGCTGCCACCGGGCACGTGCAGGAGTTGCAGTGGCTGCTGGGACATGGCGAGTGCAGAATGGAG GATCGTGATGGTGAAGGAGCTACGGCGCTACACCTGGCGGCGAGGTTCGGCCACGCTGACGCACTTCAGTGGCTCCTGACGGCAGGGGGCAGCACTGAGCTGGAGACCCACTGTGGAGCTCTTCCTGTCCACTACGCCGCCGCTAGTGGTGATCTCACCTGTGTCAAAGTGCTCGTATCCCACAAtccacg ATGTGTGAACTGTCAGATGGGCACCGGGGCCACACCACTCTACCTGGCGTGCCAGGAGGGGCATCTGCACGTGCTGGAGTATCTGGCGAAAGACTGCGATGCCAACGTCCACCTGCAGGCCCAGGACGGCATGAGCGCCCTGCACGCCGCCGTCCACATGGGTCACTACACCGTGGTGGTCTGGCTG GTCTCGTTCACAGACGTGGATCTGTCCTGTCGCGATGCTAATGGAGCCACGGCTCTGCACTTCGCTGCCAGCGGGGGGCACCACCGAGTCCTGGAGCTCCTGCTCTCTATGGGGGCCCAAGTCCTGAGGGACCACTGGGGAGGGACCCCACTGCACAATGCTGCAGAGAACGGAGAGATCCAG TGCTGTCGGATCCTGTTGGATCATCACGTCAGTCCTCTGGAGGAAGATGCTGATGGATTCAGTGCTGTAGATCTAGCCGAGTATAACGGCCATCCAGACTGTGCAGCGCTCCTCTCTTCAGCTCAG GTGGATGAGACAGGAAACAACCTCCGACCACCAGAGATCGTTCTCATAGAGGGGGACCGGACCGTGTTCGGGACAGACGATCGTCTGTTGGACCTCACTGACCGACCCGGTGATAGAATCCACAGTGCAGTGATGGAAAACAGCAAG CAGCCGGTGAATGAGGTTCCTCCTCAACCTCGTCTCTCTCCGTCAAACCCGGACTCGTCACACTCCTTTAGGACTGGAATCAACTCCATTCAGCACGTCCAAGTAGCTTCTGCAG TCGTGGCCAACATGAAGAAGCAGCCCGAGGAAAATGAGGCACTGGAGGCTCAGGTGAGGACGGCTCGGTCCTGGAGACACGCAGGAATAACCGCCGTCTTCACTGGGCCAGGG aaaggagAAAACAGAACGCTGCTTCTCCCATCAGAGGAGGTGAACGTCGCCGATATCGACTCTCTGATTCCCACTCACGATGAAAACGGCCGCTCCATCGCCGAGTGGAAGAGGCAGGTGATGGTGAGGAGACTTCAGGCCAGACTTCAGGACCATGAAGATCAGTGGAGAAACGTAAACGGCTTTACCTCGAATTCTGCAACTACAAcca TTGATAGCTGGAGATACTCTAATGTCCACGACGCCATATTGGGCCCCTTCGGTGagctgctgactgaggatgaCCTGGTGTACCTGGAGGGGCAGATCGAGACGGTTTCCCTGCAGAAGAAGTGCCAGGCCTACGAGCACGAGTTAACCAGCCTGGTCGAGCAGCTCCAAGCCCTCCTGCCTGCTCCCATAGTCAACATCAGCATCAACACCCAGTTCCAGCAGCAGAGACCCGAGCTGTTGGACTCTCTGGTGTTGCCGGTGTGGTGCAGACGTATCTCAGGAATCGTCAAGAGCATGTCCCTGCTTCTGAACAACGTCTCGGATAGAGACGGACGTGACGGCATCTCAAAAATGCCCAACGAGGAACTGGCGTCGGTCTTCTCGAGCCAGCCGGAAAGGTGCAAGAGCAGGAGGGGGAAGGCCGAAAGGGAGATCAAGCTGTCGGGGGTCTCGGTGCGAGACCTGAGGTCCACGTTTGAAAGTCAGATGGAGAACATCTACCCATTTGCAGGGATGTTAAACAATAATTCCAAGATCCACATGAAGCAGAACGTCTCCAGTTCCTCACACACCGGCGTCCAGGACGACCTTATTACAGACGGTGGAATAAAGTGCCAACGTCCAACCAGCACGGTGTCAACCAAAGTCGTCGAGACCACCAGTTTGCGCAAAGAGCGAATCGTCGTCCTGTTCCTGAGCCACTGGAAAAGATCCGCCTACGCCATCTCCATGAGGGCCAAACTGAAACCAGAACCGGACACGCACAAGCCAGCAGACTGCCCCAAGAGTCCGAGCGCGGTGACTCCGGTGCCTCAACCAAGCGGCGACTCTCTGTATCATCTCTACAGACAGAAGACCACCATCAACTCAATGATTCACAACTGGAGGACCATCAGGTCTGGGGTTCCCTCCCGGCAGATCCGCAGCCTCCAGAAGAAATCCGTCACGTACTCCCCGGAGCAGTTCCTCCCTCGGGTGGACGGCGCGCCCGTACCCTACGAGAGCCTGACGCTCGAGCTGTTCATGCTGGGCTACTTCCACATCCTGGAGCAGGACCTGCCCCCCGATGAACGCAAAATGAGGCACCTGCTCTGCTTCGAGGTGTTCGACCACGTGGCCGATTATCCGTGGGAGGCGGTGAGGGACTTCCACGAGGCCGTGGTCAAGGACATCGAGGACGGGAGGCGAGAGTGGACGGACGGCTTCGAAGACGTCAAGGTCCGCTTCTTCGGGAGGAAAGACAAAACGGGTCCGTCCAGCAGGTCTCTGAAGGAGGTTCCTCGAGCCACAGACGAGAAGCTCCACAGGGCAGGAGGGAGTTCGGACCTCTCGTGTTCTAGTAACGATGAAATCTGTAAATACATCGATCGTAGCTTCGCTTTCTGGAAGGAGAAGGAGGCCGAGCTGTTCGAGTTTGAACGTTAG